One Danio rerio strain Tuebingen ecotype United States chromosome 22, GRCz12tu, whole genome shotgun sequence genomic window carries:
- the LOC141380208 gene encoding uncharacterized protein isoform X4 has protein sequence MWPSSVTRSFVTSVPPPQKIPTILGAAESPGAVVLHVGTNDTGLRQSEILKKDFRSLIETVRRTSPATQIIVSGPLPTYRRGNERFSRLLALNEWLITWCKEQKLLFANNWNLFWERPRLFRPDGLHPSRAGAELLSDNISRLLRTI, from the exons atgtggccatcatcggtgactcgatcgttcgtcacgtccgtgccgcctcctcaaaag attccaaccatcctgggcgctgccgagagccctggtgccgttgtcctccacgtggggacaaacgacaccgggctccggcagtcggagatcctgaagaaggacttcaggagcctgatcgagacggttcgacgcacctcgcccgccacgcagatcatcgtttctgggccgcttcctacctaccgccgaggaaatgaaaggttcagtagacttttagctttgaatgagtggctaataacatggtgtaaagaacagaaattgctctttgctaataactggaatcttttctgggagcgtcctaggctcttccgtcctgacggcctgcaccccagtcgagccggagctgaactcctgtcggacaacatctccagactacttcgcaccatctga
- the LOC141380208 gene encoding uncharacterized protein isoform X2 encodes MEALELELEEVESQIRALVVRRSRLRERLLAVPNAKAVSSPKVRGNYNHIIPSTSTPRPSLSRPSAPGARLSQASFTPTPGYHGAWVQPRKVLPRSRGRTSPPVFEISTENRFSPLRESGPDVAIIGDSIVRHVRAASSKGNKVRTFCFPGARVRNISTQIPTILGAAESPGAVVLHVGTNDTGLRQSEILKKDFRSLIETVRRTSPATQIIVSGPLPTYRRGNERLFRPDGLHPSRAGAELLSDNISRLLRTI; translated from the exons atggaggcgttggagctggagctggaagaagtggagtcccagatccgcgCGCTGGTGGTAAGACGGTCGCGGCTACGGGAACGGCTCCTCGCcgtacctaatgctaaggccgtctcatcacctaaggtacgtggaaattacaaccacatcattccctctacctcaaccccgcgtccttctctgtccaggcccagcgcacccggggcgcggctcagccaggcgtcgttcacgccgacacccggctaccacggcgcctgggtgcagccgcgcaaggtgcttcccagatcccggggcagaacgtctccgcctgtgttcgagatctccacggagaaccgcttctcccctctccgcgagtcgggtcccgatgtggccatcatcggtgactcgatcgttcgtcacgtccgtgccgcctcctcaaaaggtaataaagtacgtactttctgctttcctggtgcccgtgtgagaaatatttctacacagattccaaccatcctgggcgctgccgagagccctggtgccgttgtcctccacgtggggacaaacgacaccgggctccggcagtcggagatcctgaagaaggacttcaggagcctgatcgagacggttcgacgcacctcgcccgccacgcagatcatcgtttctgggccgcttcctacctaccgccgaggaaatgaaag gctcttccgtcctgacggcctgcaccccagtcgagccggagctgaactcctgtcggacaacatctccagactacttcgcaccatctga
- the LOC141380208 gene encoding uncharacterized protein isoform X3, whose product MEALELELEEVESQIRALVVRRSRLRERLLAVPNAKAVSSPKVRGNYNHIIPSTSTPRPSLSRPSAPGARLSQASFTPTPGYHGAWVQPRKVLPRSRGRTSPPVFEISTENRFSPLRESGPDVAIIGDSIVRHVRAASSKDSNHPGRCREPWCRCPPRGDKRHRAPAVGDPEEGLQEPDRDGSTHLARHADHRFWAASYLPPRK is encoded by the exons atggaggcgttggagctggagctggaagaagtggagtcccagatccgcgCGCTGGTGGTAAGACGGTCGCGGCTACGGGAACGGCTCCTCGCcgtacctaatgctaaggccgtctcatcacctaaggtacgtggaaattacaaccacatcattccctctacctcaaccccgcgtccttctctgtccaggcccagcgcacccggggcgcggctcagccaggcgtcgttcacgccgacacccggctaccacggcgcctgggtgcagccgcgcaaggtgcttcccagatcccggggcagaacgtctccgcctgtgttcgagatctccacggagaaccgcttctcccctctccgcgagtcgggtcccgatgtggccatcatcggtgactcgatcgttcgtcacgtccgtgccgcctcctcaaaag attccaaccatcctgggcgctgccgagagccctggtgccgttgtcctccacgtggggacaaacgacaccgggctccggcagtcggagatcctgaagaaggacttcaggagcctgatcgagacggttcgacgcacctcgcccgccacgcagatcatcgtttctgggccgcttcctacctaccgccgaggaaatga
- the LOC141380208 gene encoding uncharacterized protein isoform X1, whose product MEALELELEEVESQIRALVVRRSRLRERLLAVPNAKAVSSPKVRGNYNHIIPSTSTPRPSLSRPSAPGARLSQASFTPTPGYHGAWVQPRKVLPRSRGRTSPPVFEISTENRFSPLRESGPDVAIIGDSIVRHVRAASSKGNKVRTFCFPGARVRNISTQIPTILGAAESPGAVVLHVGTNDTGLRQSEILKKDFRSLIETVRRTSPATQIIVSGPLPTYRRGNERFSRLLALNEWLITWCKEQKLLFANNWNLFWERPRLFRPDGLHPSRAGAELLSDNISRLLRTI is encoded by the coding sequence atggaggcgttggagctggagctggaagaagtggagtcccagatccgcgCGCTGGTGGTAAGACGGTCGCGGCTACGGGAACGGCTCCTCGCcgtacctaatgctaaggccgtctcatcacctaaggtacgtggaaattacaaccacatcattccctctacctcaaccccgcgtccttctctgtccaggcccagcgcacccggggcgcggctcagccaggcgtcgttcacgccgacacccggctaccacggcgcctgggtgcagccgcgcaaggtgcttcccagatcccggggcagaacgtctccgcctgtgttcgagatctccacggagaaccgcttctcccctctccgcgagtcgggtcccgatgtggccatcatcggtgactcgatcgttcgtcacgtccgtgccgcctcctcaaaaggtaataaagtacgtactttctgctttcctggtgcccgtgtgagaaatatttctacacagattccaaccatcctgggcgctgccgagagccctggtgccgttgtcctccacgtggggacaaacgacaccgggctccggcagtcggagatcctgaagaaggacttcaggagcctgatcgagacggttcgacgcacctcgcccgccacgcagatcatcgtttctgggccgcttcctacctaccgccgaggaaatgaaaggttcagtagacttttagctttgaatgagtggctaataacatggtgtaaagaacagaaattgctctttgctaataactggaatcttttctgggagcgtcctaggctcttccgtcctgacggcctgcaccccagtcgagccggagctgaactcctgtcggacaacatctccagactacttcgcaccatctga